One window of the Shewanella khirikhana genome contains the following:
- a CDS encoding ligand-binding sensor domain-containing protein, giving the protein MSAVTRIIVYLILFGLHPVLVFASPQKIAQHLDFDADNISALLFDKQGFMWLGTQDGLYFYDGYQIEKFRPDVNENGAIAALDIRNLYLSRDNSLWVSTNSGGLSRFNADSRTFTNYRHNSEDSHSLSNDSVYDVIDGPDGSLWVATQIGLNRLQPTSGEIRRYMKHDADTGSLPSNYIYRLFVDSKQRLWLGTIGGGLAYWAGDKQGFVSVALPDGIKDVFAIVEQTGQYLWVGTRQGLLKVSLDTLDVSRVQLLGTDQEEWMIIALHLDANQLAMGTFGHGLQFYNTDSNQLVRKETASAADTVTSIIRDGSGQLFYATWGRGAYQLDATVPSSSVSGAWHGLSNVTAVHVPPGGQKAWVGSFSHGLHWLDFSTQTLHPFTPDTAARHLNGVTSLASIAEDELLVGTSEGLWHLAVDGTVKGHFSYNSERPDSIGKGFVRVVHPDEDGQVWVGVGGDGLYQYHPKTASFKAFKHDPAIPHSISGNYITALLADGDYLWVGTRSNGLNLCQKVTMACQRLQVSNTGLSHYYITDIAKDNQGTVWVGTDGGGLHKAEFQQSGDVIEVKVTPEPALAADSIKSISSGTSNEVWVASSDGLYNLDLSEQVFHRVQDTNLNSAGGFSQRARSRKDGVNLFGTNNGLYLFSGSLHPEPQTRFPIRFTRILSDSLTHPLLSSAIQEPFALSVPWGGWLNLEFSLLDYGSSNHSYQYRMSRDSEWIALSNMHQLNFYRLAPGVHQLEVRGKGRNQIWSQPARLDLTVVPPWWRNTSYIGLILVCIALIAISYHRFRMAKWERYSRRLNALKEENLAVIAQLEQNEQRLKSALEGMRSLATRLQHAKEEERKSISRELHDQFGQSLTATQISLQLFRRQHPNDSGLIDTCIGTIQSMIKQVRAISFDLRPSLLDDVGLVAGLNRQLSNMSASLPRPIAFSADEQFPKLNPELTTTLFRVIQESVTNAIRHAHATTIAVRLYTRDNTVTAEISDNGIGFNPDDINTKITEGGHLGLLGIEERVKSMQGHLHIKAAPNSGVFISVEFPYEH; this is encoded by the coding sequence ATGTCAGCGGTAACAAGAATCATCGTATACCTGATACTGTTTGGTCTGCACCCGGTACTTGTGTTCGCCTCCCCGCAAAAAATAGCCCAACATCTGGACTTCGATGCAGACAACATTTCTGCGTTGCTGTTTGATAAACAGGGGTTTATGTGGCTTGGGACCCAGGATGGACTCTACTTTTACGATGGCTATCAAATTGAGAAATTCAGGCCAGATGTCAACGAAAACGGCGCCATTGCCGCACTGGATATCCGCAATCTTTATCTCAGCCGCGACAACAGCCTGTGGGTTTCTACCAATAGCGGTGGTCTGAGCCGCTTCAATGCTGATAGTCGAACCTTTACCAACTACCGACACAATTCAGAAGATAGCCACTCCCTCTCCAATGACAGTGTTTATGACGTGATAGATGGCCCTGATGGTAGCCTTTGGGTTGCGACTCAGATTGGATTGAACCGGCTGCAACCGACGAGCGGCGAAATCCGTCGATATATGAAACACGATGCCGACACAGGTTCCCTGCCCTCAAATTACATCTACAGACTTTTTGTCGACAGCAAGCAGCGGCTTTGGCTGGGCACCATTGGCGGCGGCCTGGCATATTGGGCCGGTGACAAGCAGGGTTTTGTCAGCGTGGCACTCCCGGATGGGATCAAGGATGTGTTCGCCATTGTTGAGCAAACCGGACAATATCTCTGGGTTGGCACTCGTCAGGGGTTGCTGAAAGTAAGTCTGGACACTCTGGACGTCAGCCGGGTGCAACTCCTTGGTACCGACCAAGAGGAATGGATGATTATCGCACTGCATCTCGATGCCAATCAGTTGGCTATGGGAACCTTCGGTCATGGATTGCAGTTTTATAACACCGACAGCAACCAGCTTGTCCGCAAAGAAACCGCAAGCGCAGCAGATACTGTAACCAGCATCATCAGGGATGGCTCCGGCCAGCTGTTTTACGCGACCTGGGGACGGGGGGCATACCAACTCGACGCTACCGTACCCAGCTCATCGGTAAGCGGCGCCTGGCACGGCTTATCCAATGTCACGGCGGTCCATGTACCTCCCGGCGGCCAAAAAGCCTGGGTAGGCTCTTTCAGCCATGGCTTGCATTGGCTGGATTTTTCTACCCAAACCCTGCACCCCTTTACGCCGGATACAGCGGCAAGACACCTTAACGGCGTAACGAGTCTGGCATCAATCGCAGAAGACGAGCTTTTAGTTGGTACATCCGAAGGCCTGTGGCACCTGGCTGTCGATGGCACGGTCAAAGGCCATTTCTCCTATAACTCAGAGCGGCCAGATTCTATCGGAAAGGGTTTTGTGAGGGTCGTGCATCCAGACGAAGATGGCCAAGTCTGGGTAGGCGTTGGCGGTGACGGCCTCTACCAATACCATCCAAAAACAGCCAGTTTTAAAGCATTTAAGCACGACCCGGCCATCCCCCATTCCATCAGTGGCAACTACATCACCGCACTATTGGCAGATGGCGACTACCTTTGGGTAGGTACCCGTTCAAATGGGCTTAATTTGTGCCAGAAAGTCACCATGGCTTGCCAGCGTCTGCAGGTCAGCAACACTGGCCTGAGCCACTATTACATTACTGATATTGCAAAGGATAACCAAGGTACCGTTTGGGTGGGCACCGATGGCGGCGGCCTACATAAGGCGGAGTTCCAGCAAAGCGGCGACGTCATAGAGGTGAAGGTGACTCCAGAGCCCGCTTTGGCTGCCGATTCAATTAAATCCATTTCGTCAGGCACATCAAATGAGGTTTGGGTTGCCAGCAGCGACGGCCTGTATAACCTTGATTTGAGCGAGCAAGTTTTTCATCGTGTACAGGACACTAACCTCAACAGTGCCGGTGGCTTTTCTCAGCGTGCTCGCTCACGCAAAGACGGCGTCAATTTGTTTGGCACCAATAATGGGCTGTACCTATTTTCGGGCTCTCTTCATCCTGAGCCTCAGACGCGCTTTCCCATCCGTTTTACCCGCATACTTTCAGACAGTTTGACACACCCACTCCTTTCCTCAGCGATTCAAGAGCCATTTGCGCTTTCTGTACCCTGGGGCGGCTGGCTGAACCTGGAATTTTCGCTGCTGGACTATGGCTCATCAAACCACAGTTACCAATACCGTATGTCCCGAGACAGCGAGTGGATAGCGTTGAGCAATATGCATCAACTCAACTTCTATAGACTCGCCCCCGGAGTCCACCAGCTGGAGGTGCGTGGTAAAGGTCGAAACCAGATTTGGAGCCAGCCTGCAAGACTGGATCTCACTGTCGTCCCGCCCTGGTGGCGCAATACAAGCTATATCGGCTTGATATTGGTGTGTATCGCATTGATTGCCATCAGCTATCACAGGTTTCGTATGGCAAAGTGGGAGCGGTATAGCCGTCGTCTCAATGCATTAAAAGAAGAGAACCTGGCTGTTATCGCGCAGCTTGAGCAAAACGAGCAGCGCCTTAAGTCGGCCCTTGAAGGTATGCGCAGTCTGGCCACCCGCTTACAACACGCTAAGGAAGAAGAGCGAAAATCCATATCCCGCGAGCTGCATGATCAATTTGGTCAATCCCTCACAGCCACCCAAATAAGCCTGCAGCTCTTCAGGCGTCAGCACCCCAACGACAGCGGACTGATTGACACCTGCATTGGCACTATCCAATCGATGATCAAACAGGTGCGTGCCATCTCGTTCGATTTACGCCCAAGTCTTCTGGATGACGTCGGCTTGGTGGCAGGCCTCAACCGGCAGCTGAGTAATATGTCAGCGTCGCTGCCAAGGCCTATTGCGTTTAGTGCCGATGAGCAGTTCCCAAAACTCAATCCCGAACTGACTACCACCCTGTTTCGGGTGATCCAGGAGTCTGTTACCAATGCCATTCGTCACGCACATGCCACAACGATAGCTGTGCGGCTTTACACCAGGGACAACACAGTGACGGCGGAAATTTCTGACAATGGCATTGGCTTTAACCCCGATGATATCAACACCAAAATCACAGAGGGCGGCCATCTTGGGTTGCTTGGGATTGAAGAGCGGGTCAAGTCAATGCAAGGTCATCTACACATTAAGGCTGCACCCAATAGCGGCGTTTTCATTTCAGTTGAGTTTCCCTATGAACACTAA
- a CDS encoding class II glutamine amidotransferase, which produces MCELLAMSANVPTDIVFSFTGLAERGGVTGPHVDGWGITFYEGKGSRTFKDACPSSESHIARLIKSYPIKSETVISHIRQANRGCVSLENTHPFDRELWGLNWTYAHNGQLSDYKDKFAVRRFRPVGDTDSELAFCWILEKLVGRFGDERPDDMLPVFAYVAELAEEIRTLGVFNMILSEGNYLMSFCSNNLSHITRRAPFGKAKLIDTDVVIDFDKETTPNDVVTVIATRPLTDNEAWNIMQPGQWQLFCKGEVVGGGAFVANTDTNE; this is translated from the coding sequence ATGTGTGAATTATTGGCGATGAGCGCCAACGTGCCCACCGACATTGTGTTCAGTTTTACCGGGCTTGCTGAGCGTGGTGGGGTAACCGGCCCCCATGTGGATGGCTGGGGCATTACCTTTTATGAAGGCAAGGGCAGCCGCACCTTTAAAGATGCTTGCCCATCGAGCGAATCACACATTGCCCGCTTGATTAAGTCATACCCGATTAAAAGCGAAACAGTGATAAGCCACATCCGCCAGGCCAACCGTGGCTGTGTGTCGCTGGAAAACACCCACCCCTTTGACAGGGAACTGTGGGGCCTGAACTGGACCTACGCCCACAACGGCCAGTTGAGTGACTATAAAGACAAGTTTGCGGTGCGTCGTTTCCGCCCAGTGGGGGACACCGACAGTGAACTGGCATTTTGCTGGATTTTGGAAAAACTGGTTGGCCGTTTTGGTGATGAGCGCCCCGATGACATGTTGCCTGTATTTGCTTACGTAGCAGAACTTGCCGAAGAAATTCGCACCCTTGGGGTGTTTAATATGATCCTTTCGGAAGGCAATTACCTGATGAGCTTTTGCAGTAACAACTTAAGCCACATCACCCGCCGCGCGCCTTTTGGCAAGGCCAAGTTGATTGATACCGATGTGGTGATTGATTTTGACAAGGAAACCACCCCCAATGATGTGGTTACCGTGATAGCTACCCGGCCACTAACTGATAACGAGGCCTGGAACATCATGCAGCCCGGTCAGTGGCAGCTGTTTTGTAAAGGGGAAGTGGTTGGTGGCGGCGCCTTTGTGGCAAACACGGATACAAACGAATAA
- the fadE gene encoding acyl-CoA dehydrogenase FadE — protein sequence MTTLLWSIALLVVLGACAYLRVSLLTATAAAAIMLTAGWTLDVVGLWGGIIFLVIALPLNISSIRQSLITRPLLKVYRGIMPEMSSTEKEAIDAGTTWWEADLFAGNPNWKKLHNYPTARLSAEEQAFIDGPVNEVCRMVNEHQVSHQLADLPADVWQYLKDNGFFAMIIKKKYGGLEFSAYAQSRVLQKLAGVSSELASTVGVPNSLGPGELLQHYGTAEQQDHYLPRLAKGLEVPCFALTSPEAGSDAGSIPDYGVVCKGMWKGEEVLGMKLTWNKRYITLAPIATVLGLAFKLRDPERLLGGEEELGITCALIPTDVEGVETGRRHFPLNCMFQNGPTRGKDVFVPLSFIIGGPKMAGQGWRMLVECLSVGRGITLPSNSAGGVKTAALATGAYARIRRQFKLPIGKLEGIEEPMARIGGNAYLMDAVTSLTTTGIDLGEKPSVISAIVKYHLTDRMQKCVIDAMDIHGGKGVCLGPNNYLGRGYQAAPIAITVEGANILTRSMIIYGQGAIRCHPYVLAEMDSAFDKDVRQGLNRFDAALFGHIGFTISNLVRSVWMGLTGSRFSNAPYGDKTKRYYQHMNRFSANLALLSDLAMATLGGNLKRKERISARLGDMLSQLYLASATLKRYQDEGRQTEDLPLVQWAVEDALFKLQASLDELLDNFPAGLGGVLRVLLLPFGRPLKRPSDVLDHKVAKIMQTPCASRERLGQGQFWEACDNNPVGVQEQTFKDILAAEPLYDKVCKAAGKRLPFMWLDQVAGEGKALGILSDAEIALLEKAEIGRMKSINVDDFDPAELVAQTTTGKSQEQAA from the coding sequence GTGACTACCCTACTTTGGAGTATCGCGCTGCTTGTGGTGCTTGGTGCCTGCGCTTATTTGCGGGTGTCCTTGCTGACCGCCACTGCCGCAGCCGCCATTATGTTGACCGCAGGATGGACCTTGGATGTTGTTGGCCTTTGGGGCGGCATCATCTTTTTGGTTATCGCCCTGCCTCTGAATATCAGCAGTATTCGTCAGAGCCTGATCACCCGCCCGCTGCTGAAAGTGTACCGTGGCATCATGCCCGAGATGTCTTCCACTGAAAAAGAAGCCATCGACGCCGGTACCACCTGGTGGGAAGCCGATCTGTTCGCCGGTAACCCTAACTGGAAGAAGCTGCACAACTACCCGACCGCCCGCCTATCTGCCGAAGAACAAGCCTTTATCGACGGCCCGGTCAACGAAGTGTGCCGCATGGTGAACGAGCATCAGGTATCCCATCAGCTGGCTGACCTGCCTGCTGACGTGTGGCAGTACCTGAAAGACAACGGCTTCTTCGCGATGATCATCAAGAAGAAATACGGTGGTCTCGAGTTCTCCGCCTACGCCCAATCCCGCGTACTGCAAAAGCTGGCCGGTGTTTCCAGCGAGCTGGCGTCCACCGTGGGCGTGCCCAACTCCCTCGGCCCTGGTGAGCTGCTGCAGCACTACGGTACTGCCGAGCAACAGGATCACTACCTGCCACGTCTGGCCAAGGGTCTTGAAGTGCCCTGTTTTGCCCTGACCAGCCCTGAAGCCGGTTCAGACGCAGGCTCGATTCCTGACTACGGCGTTGTCTGCAAAGGCATGTGGAAAGGTGAAGAAGTGCTTGGCATGAAACTCACCTGGAACAAGCGCTACATCACCCTGGCCCCTATCGCCACTGTGTTGGGTCTGGCGTTCAAACTGCGTGACCCTGAGCGTCTGCTCGGCGGCGAAGAAGAGCTCGGCATTACCTGTGCCCTTATTCCCACCGATGTGGAAGGCGTGGAAACCGGTCGTCGTCACTTCCCGCTCAACTGTATGTTCCAAAACGGCCCAACCCGCGGTAAAGACGTGTTTGTGCCCTTAAGCTTTATCATTGGCGGTCCGAAAATGGCCGGTCAGGGCTGGCGCATGCTGGTGGAATGTCTGTCGGTTGGCCGCGGCATTACCCTGCCATCCAACTCAGCCGGTGGCGTGAAAACCGCAGCCCTTGCAACCGGTGCCTATGCCCGCATCCGCCGTCAGTTCAAGCTGCCAATCGGTAAGCTGGAAGGTATTGAAGAGCCAATGGCGCGTATCGGCGGTAACGCCTATCTGATGGACGCTGTAACCTCGCTGACCACCACAGGTATCGATCTGGGTGAAAAGCCATCGGTTATCTCGGCCATCGTTAAGTATCACCTTACCGATCGCATGCAGAAATGCGTCATCGATGCCATGGACATCCACGGCGGTAAAGGCGTGTGCCTTGGCCCCAACAACTACCTGGGCCGTGGTTATCAGGCTGCCCCTATCGCCATTACCGTGGAAGGCGCCAACATCCTTACCCGCTCTATGATCATCTATGGTCAGGGTGCCATTCGTTGCCATCCCTATGTACTGGCCGAAATGGACTCAGCCTTCGATAAAGACGTGCGTCAGGGTCTGAACCGCTTCGATGCAGCCCTCTTTGGTCATATCGGCTTCACCATCAGCAACCTGGTTCGCAGTGTGTGGATGGGTCTGACCGGCAGCCGCTTCTCTAACGCCCCTTACGGCGACAAGACCAAGCGCTACTACCAGCACATGAACCGTTTCAGTGCCAACCTGGCGTTGCTGTCTGATCTCGCCATGGCCACCCTGGGCGGTAACCTCAAGCGTAAAGAGCGTATCTCTGCCCGTCTTGGCGACATGCTGAGTCAGCTGTACCTGGCCTCTGCCACGTTGAAGCGTTATCAGGATGAAGGTCGTCAGACTGAAGATCTGCCGCTGGTACAGTGGGCGGTTGAAGATGCCCTGTTCAAGCTGCAAGCCTCTTTGGATGAGCTGCTGGACAACTTCCCTGCGGGTCTTGGCGGCGTGCTGCGCGTACTGCTGCTGCCTTTTGGTCGCCCACTGAAGCGTCCAAGCGATGTACTGGACCACAAGGTGGCCAAAATCATGCAAACCCCGTGTGCCAGCCGTGAGCGTCTCGGTCAGGGCCAGTTCTGGGAAGCCTGTGACAACAATCCTGTGGGTGTTCAGGAGCAGACCTTCAAGGACATCCTCGCTGCCGAGCCACTGTACGACAAGGTGTGCAAAGCCGCTGGTAAGCGTCTGCCCTTCATGTGGCTGGATCAGGTGGCCGGCGAAGGCAAGGCTCTGGGCATTCTGTCTGATGCCGAAATCGCCCTGCTGGAGAAAGCCGAGATTGGCCGTATGAAGTCTATCAACGTAGACGACTTCGACCCAGCCGAGCTGGTGGCGCAAACCACCACTGGCAAGTCTCAGGAGCAAGCGGCTTAA
- a CDS encoding ATP-binding protein — protein MKLSRHHPFARLQWRLFGYFGSSLLVILLLASLIEAMVLHQLLVLPKETKAQLSVLAREAEAMVKRGSPQALAEWEAAQSFSLHVINSRLEGVSGRPVHPHFEFKLGFMLGPDQALGDRVQKPIIGLPIYATFDDSGPLLLAVQLNANLHPAKDLSYSLWAIRLTVGLFVLWLFSRLLGHYLIKPLATLQQGTRALASGKLSTRIGEHFSAAEPEFYQLGHDFDEMADVIERTLTTQERLIRDVSHELRTPLARQKLAADLLESDLAESSPYLKRIHAENSELSRLIDTLLGYSRLASGYQTARCAPFNLHELAQPLLGDCRFEAAPRQHIEWQDLAACKHIELETDQSLLQRALENLVRNSLKYAGSECHIQITSHCDDSWLNITVADDGPGIDDTKLETLFHPFTRFDEARHASQGGFGLGLAIVRECVRLLGGDVSAGRSEAGGLEVKLLLPMRLKRLAAADKAI, from the coding sequence ATGAAGTTGTCCCGCCATCACCCCTTTGCCCGCCTGCAATGGCGCCTGTTTGGCTATTTCGGCTCCTCCCTGTTGGTGATTTTGTTATTGGCCAGTCTGATTGAAGCCATGGTGCTGCATCAGCTGTTGGTGCTGCCAAAGGAAACCAAGGCGCAGCTGTCGGTGTTGGCCCGGGAGGCCGAAGCCATGGTGAAACGCGGCTCTCCTCAGGCGCTGGCCGAGTGGGAGGCGGCGCAGTCGTTCAGTTTGCATGTGATTAACAGCCGCCTTGAAGGCGTTAGCGGCCGCCCTGTTCATCCGCACTTTGAATTCAAACTGGGGTTTATGCTGGGGCCGGATCAGGCGCTGGGGGATCGGGTACAAAAGCCCATTATCGGCCTGCCGATTTATGCCACTTTCGATGACAGCGGCCCTCTGCTTTTGGCGGTGCAGCTCAATGCGAATTTGCACCCAGCCAAGGATCTCAGTTACAGCCTGTGGGCGATCCGCTTAACCGTGGGATTGTTTGTGCTGTGGCTGTTCAGTCGCCTGCTGGGGCATTACCTCATCAAACCGCTGGCGACGTTGCAACAGGGCACCCGAGCCCTGGCAAGCGGAAAGCTCAGCACCCGGATCGGCGAGCACTTTTCGGCGGCTGAACCTGAGTTTTATCAGCTCGGCCACGACTTTGATGAAATGGCGGATGTGATTGAACGCACCCTCACCACCCAGGAGCGCCTTATTCGTGACGTGTCCCATGAGCTGCGCACCCCGCTTGCGCGGCAAAAGCTGGCAGCCGATTTGCTGGAGAGCGATCTGGCAGAGTCCTCACCTTACCTTAAGCGGATCCACGCGGAAAACAGCGAACTCAGCCGCCTGATAGACACCCTTTTGGGTTACAGTCGCCTCGCCAGTGGCTATCAGACCGCCCGCTGCGCGCCCTTTAATCTGCACGAGCTGGCGCAGCCACTTCTGGGGGATTGCCGTTTTGAAGCTGCGCCACGCCAACATATCGAATGGCAGGATTTGGCCGCCTGCAAGCATATCGAGCTTGAAACCGACCAAAGTTTGCTGCAGCGGGCGCTGGAAAACCTGGTGCGCAACAGCCTTAAATATGCCGGATCTGAGTGTCATATTCAGATAACCAGCCACTGCGATGATAGCTGGCTCAATATCACAGTGGCAGATGATGGCCCGGGTATCGATGACACCAAGCTCGAAACTCTGTTCCATCCCTTTACCCGCTTTGATGAGGCCCGTCACGCCAGTCAGGGCGGATTTGGCCTGGGGCTTGCTATAGTGCGGGAGTGTGTGCGTCTGCTCGGCGGTGATGTCTCGGCCGGGCGCAGTGAAGCTGGTGGGTTGGAAGTTAAGCTGTTGCTGCCGATGCGGCTTAAAAGGCTGGCCGCTGCCGACAAGGCCATTTAG
- a CDS encoding cation:proton antiporter, whose translation MVEHITGILALIGVLSLFCQWLGWKLRLPAILPLLLCGLLLGPGLGFLKPDAIFGDLLFPMISLGVAIILFEGSLTLNFKEIKDYGRMVTHLVTIGMAVTWVAISLATHYFMGFDWALAWLFGALVVVTGPTVIVPMLRSVRPKSQLASILRWEGIVIDPIGAVLAVLVFEYIAASQNATSHILMSFGSILALGFGFGAAMGYLVGWVLRRDLLPHYLKNTAVLTVMLGTFVGSNLLQEESGLLTVTVMGIWLANMRGVDIADILEFKETLTVLMISALFILLAARLDSSAMMDLGWGGIGVLAIAMLVARPLSVWLSGIGTNLTAPEKWFLSWVAPRGIVAAAVSSLFAIKLEEQGVAGAEKIVPLVFLIIIGTVVVQSLSAGTWARILKVKADSAQGILFFGASAFSRELAKLLKGKNIKVMLADTNWDNIRLARMDNIPVYFGNPASEHAETYLDLTGIGRVLVLSPYRQLNPLVSFHFQDYFGAEKVYGLNNMEGSSARHLASEAYMKRLCLFGEGVSYAKIASQMAKGGILKSTPLRENFTLVEFTRRYGESALPLVYLQDEKLRIVTAGSEIPATGIELISLIPVEAQQYAKEQQEKEALEKAQAEKEEAERAAFEKLAREQEEAAREVASEANAGFEEETVGSPTLRDEGSDGNQPLKA comes from the coding sequence ATGGTTGAACATATCACCGGCATTCTGGCGCTCATTGGGGTGCTTTCGTTGTTTTGCCAGTGGCTGGGTTGGAAGCTGAGGCTCCCGGCTATTTTACCTTTGCTGCTCTGTGGCCTGCTGCTTGGGCCGGGGCTTGGTTTTTTGAAACCGGACGCGATTTTTGGCGATCTGCTGTTTCCGATGATCTCACTCGGGGTAGCCATCATTCTGTTTGAAGGCTCACTCACACTTAACTTTAAAGAAATCAAAGACTATGGCCGAATGGTGACCCACCTGGTGACCATAGGCATGGCCGTGACCTGGGTGGCGATTTCTCTGGCGACCCATTACTTTATGGGCTTTGATTGGGCGCTGGCATGGTTATTCGGTGCCTTGGTGGTGGTAACAGGCCCCACTGTGATTGTGCCTATGCTGCGCAGTGTGCGGCCCAAGTCACAACTTGCCAGTATTCTTCGCTGGGAAGGCATTGTGATAGACCCCATAGGCGCGGTGCTGGCGGTGCTGGTATTCGAGTACATTGCCGCTTCGCAAAATGCCACCAGCCATATTCTGATGTCATTCGGCTCCATTCTGGCGCTGGGTTTTGGCTTTGGTGCTGCTATGGGCTATCTGGTTGGCTGGGTGCTCAGGCGCGATCTCTTGCCCCATTATCTGAAAAACACCGCGGTGCTCACAGTGATGCTGGGCACCTTTGTTGGCTCGAACCTGCTGCAGGAAGAGTCGGGGCTGCTGACAGTTACCGTGATGGGCATCTGGCTTGCCAATATGCGCGGTGTTGATATTGCCGATATTCTTGAATTTAAAGAAACCCTGACGGTGCTGATGATTTCGGCGCTGTTTATTTTGCTGGCGGCCAGGCTTGATTCGTCGGCGATGATGGACCTTGGTTGGGGCGGCATTGGCGTATTGGCGATTGCCATGCTGGTTGCCAGACCGCTCAGTGTGTGGCTGTCGGGGATAGGCACCAATCTGACGGCGCCGGAAAAGTGGTTTTTAAGCTGGGTGGCGCCGCGGGGGATTGTGGCGGCGGCGGTGTCGTCACTGTTTGCCATCAAGCTTGAAGAGCAGGGCGTGGCCGGGGCCGAAAAGATAGTGCCGCTGGTGTTTCTGATCATTATCGGTACCGTGGTGGTGCAGAGCCTGTCGGCAGGCACCTGGGCGCGCATTTTGAAAGTGAAAGCCGATTCTGCCCAGGGCATTTTGTTTTTCGGCGCCTCTGCATTTTCCCGCGAGCTTGCCAAGCTATTGAAAGGCAAAAACATCAAGGTGATGTTGGCCGACACCAACTGGGACAACATTCGCCTGGCGCGGATGGACAATATTCCAGTGTACTTTGGTAACCCAGCCTCAGAGCACGCCGAAACCTATCTCGATTTAACCGGCATCGGTCGGGTGCTGGTATTGTCGCCATACCGCCAGCTTAATCCTTTGGTCAGCTTCCATTTCCAGGACTATTTTGGCGCCGAGAAGGTGTATGGCCTGAACAACATGGAAGGCTCCAGCGCCCGTCATCTGGCGTCTGAGGCCTACATGAAGCGCCTTTGCCTGTTCGGTGAAGGTGTCTCTTACGCCAAAATTGCCAGTCAAATGGCAAAGGGCGGCATTTTAAAGAGCACGCCGCTGCGGGAAAACTTTACCTTGGTGGAGTTCACCCGTCGCTATGGCGAAAGTGCTTTGCCGCTGGTGTACCTGCAGGATGAAAAGCTGCGTATAGTCACCGCCGGCAGTGAAATCCCAGCCACCGGCATCGAGCTTATCAGCCTTATTCCGGTTGAGGCGCAGCAATACGCCAAAGAGCAGCAGGAAAAAGAAGCGCTTGAAAAGGCCCAGGCCGAGAAGGAAGAAGCCGAACGTGCAGCCTTTGAAAAGCTGGCCCGTGAGCAGGAAGAGGCTGCCAGGGAAGTGGCCAGTGAGGCCAATGCGGGTTTTGAAGAAGAAACCGTGGGAAGCCCGACCCTGCGTGATGAAGGCAGCGACGGTAATCAGCCGCTGAAAGCCTGA
- a CDS encoding DUF3108 domain-containing protein: protein MRKFLLSLALPLLSASALSISAYAQNSLSPFEADYKVLYGDIGLGKAHFSLPAPEGNYYQYNFTSELSLLFLSDERSIKSKFRRTDHGLEPMVFIHQRTGTGSDFSEQVAFLKDKSIVRSNYKGEHVELPFENKLYDTMMVQLQFRQDLIDGKEALEYHMVKDNEIDDYSFKRMGEEVLNIDGTEYRTLRLEVIRDSKKRKTVVWMAPDLAYLPVRMTHFEKGDKQLDVQLTGYRFIDTAPAPLAANP, encoded by the coding sequence ATGCGCAAGTTTCTGTTATCCCTCGCCCTGCCACTGCTGAGTGCCAGCGCTTTAAGTATTAGCGCCTATGCCCAAAACTCACTGTCGCCCTTTGAGGCCGACTACAAGGTGCTGTACGGCGATATTGGCCTGGGCAAGGCTCATTTCAGCCTGCCGGCGCCCGAAGGAAATTACTACCAGTACAATTTTACCAGTGAGCTGAGCCTGCTGTTTTTAAGCGATGAGCGCAGTATCAAGAGTAAATTCCGCCGCACCGACCATGGGCTTGAGCCCATGGTGTTTATCCATCAGCGCACAGGTACCGGCAGTGATTTCAGCGAGCAGGTGGCCTTTTTGAAAGACAAGTCCATCGTGCGCAGCAACTACAAGGGCGAGCATGTTGAGCTGCCGTTTGAGAACAAGCTCTACGACACCATGATGGTGCAGTTGCAGTTCCGTCAGGATCTGATTGATGGCAAAGAAGCACTTGAATACCACATGGTGAAAGACAACGAGATTGATGACTACTCATTCAAGCGTATGGGCGAGGAAGTGCTGAATATCGATGGCACCGAGTACCGTACCCTGCGCCTTGAGGTGATCCGCGACAGCAAGAAGCGCAAAACCGTAGTGTGGATGGCGCCGGATCTGGCCTATCTGCCGGTACGCATGACTCACTTTGAAAAGGGCGACAAACAGCTGGATGTACAGCTGACCGGTTATCGCTTTATCGATACCGCGCCCGCACCGCTGGCGGCCAACCCATAA
- a CDS encoding MGMT family protein yields the protein MSSLSPSRIWHIVTLIPEGKVLSYGKVADLAGLPGRARYVSRALKLAPDSLALPWHRVINSQGKISFPKDTEPFRLQQESLRLEGVIVNQGKINLSEYEWRPDMATLILSLPY from the coding sequence ATGTCCAGCCTGAGTCCAAGCCGGATCTGGCATATAGTGACCCTCATTCCTGAGGGTAAGGTGCTCAGTTATGGCAAAGTGGCCGACCTTGCCGGTTTGCCCGGCCGCGCCCGCTATGTATCACGGGCCCTGAAACTGGCACCGGACAGTCTGGCACTCCCCTGGCACAGGGTGATAAACAGCCAGGGAAAAATTTCTTTTCCTAAAGACACTGAGCCCTTTCGGCTACAACAGGAAAGCCTGCGTCTTGAGGGGGTTATCGTGAACCAAGGCAAAATCAACTTGTCTGAATATGAGTGGCGGCCCGATATGGCCACCCTGATATTGAGTCTGCCTTACTGA